Proteins encoded together in one Camelina sativa cultivar DH55 chromosome 9, Cs, whole genome shotgun sequence window:
- the LOC104713199 gene encoding uncharacterized protein LOC104713199, with protein sequence MAIPHIVSSPSSTSLSPSPSFKSKPPYHHSSSSFNPRSLSPLRSDNYRRRCKLFRCSSSSFSEKHHNNAKSPKSDDIVELPLFPLPLVLFPGAILPLQIFEFRYRIMMHTLLQSDLKFGIVYSDSVSGSAAEVGCVGEVVKHERLVDDRFFLICKGQERFRVTNLVRTKPYLVGEVTWLEDRPSGEENLDSSANEVEVLMKEVIRLSNRLNGKAEKEVQDLRRNQFPTPFSFFVGSTFEGAPREQQALLELEDTAARLKRERETLRNTLNYLTAASAVKDVFPSSS encoded by the coding sequence ATGGCGATTCCACACATAGTCTCTTCACCATCTTCAACTTCACTATCTCCATCTCCTTCCTTCAAATCCAAGCCACCGTATCatcactcctcctcctccttcaacCCTAGATCTCTATCTCCGTTACGGAGTGATAACTATCGCCGGCGATGTAAGCTCTTCcgttgttcatcttcttctttctccgaGAAGCATCACAACAACGCGAAATCTCCAAAATCCGATGACATCGTCGAGTTACCTCTCTTCCCACTCCCACTCGTTCTCTTCCCCGGAGCAATCCTCCCTCTTCAGATCTTCGAGTTCCGTTACCGTATCATGATGCACACTCTCCTCCAGTCCGATCTCAAGTTCGGCATCGTTTACTCCGACTCCGTCTCCGGATCCGCTGCTGAAGTCGGTTGCGTCGGCGAAGTCGTGAAACACGAGCGTCTAGTCGACGATCGGTTCTTTTTGATATGCAAAGGACAAGAACGGTTCCGAGTCACGAATCTTGTCCGTACGAAACCTTACCTAGTCGGAGAAGTGACGTGGCTTGAAGATCGTCCGTCAGGTGAAGAGAATCTTGATTCGTCAGCGAACGAGGTCGAAGTTCTGATGAAAGAAGTGATTAGGTTATCGAATAGATTGAATGGGAAGGCTGAGAAGGAAGTGCAAGACCTGAGGAGGAATCAGTTTCCGACGCCGTTCTCGTTCTTTGTCGGGAGTACGTTTGAAGGAGCTCCTAGAGAGCAGCAAGCGTTGCTTGAGCTTGAAGATACTGCGGCTAggttaaagagagaaagagagacgttGAGGAATACACTTAATTACTTGACTGCAGCTTCTGCTGTTAAAGATGTGTTTCCTTCCTCGTCTTAG
- the LOC104713200 gene encoding putative purine permease 15, with translation MRQNQRMQQDAEGFAHIRLNTEPRSSSTLYNNRTGSSDRRCNKWFTISIYIILAITGQSIARLLENFYYLHKVNKHRKNNGIWTQSLLQFIGFPILIFPFLFLCFIKQNRRLPYTFIQRSNKYLAIFYFALGIMMAIQAASSSQSKFELPFSVFTPVYATQILFTVLTSVVYKKIKFCRWTVISLVFAILAGALTFSSSFAGGPNKHERKYDSGIAYAFTACVFFSGLLVEVHNLFDDVIPDRDDPTYRKLGVFVLRLKMLIFSSFVATVVTVPFVFISGEHQDLKRVMDGFSKGKAAYVKTMVGQAVAWQIYWVGIVGLVCVVSSVFSNVISVCTWPLVSVLVLLFHYGDNQYDVFNGITIGFAALSVASYIYMIHKQDSDGDEATS, from the exons ATGAGACAAAATCAACGAATGCAGCAAG ATGCAGAAGGATTCGCGCATATCCGGCTCAATACCGAACCTAGGTCATCATCAACACTGTACAACAACCGAACCGGATCATCTGACCGGAGATGCAACAAGTGGTTTACCATCAGCATCTACATCATCCTCGCCATAACAGGTCAATCCATCGCAAGACTCCTCGAGAACTTCTACTACCTCCACAAAGTAAACAAACACCGTAAAAACAACGGCATCTGGACTCAATCACTTCTCCAGTTCATCGGCTTCCCCATCCTTATCTTCcctttcctcttcctctgtttcataaaaCAGAACCGACGACTCCCATATACTTTCATCCAACGTTCCAACAAATACCTCGCCATATTTTACTTTGCTCTCGGTATCATGATGGCGATTCAGGCAGCATCATCCTCACAGAGTAAATTCGAGTTACCTTTTAGTGTTTTCACTCCCGTCTACGCGACGCAGATCTTATTCACCGTGTTGACCAGCGTCGTttacaagaaaatcaaattctGTCGATGGACTGTTATATCTCTCGTCTTCGCCATCCTCGCTGGTGCTCTCACTTTCTCGTCTTCCTTCGCCGGAGGACCTAACAAGCACGAGAGGAAATACGACTCGGGTATAGCTTACGCTTTCACAGCTTGCGTATTTTTCTCCGGCCTCCTCGTCGAGGTCCACAACCTTTTTGACGATGTCATCCCCGATCGTGACGACCCTACGTACAGGAAACTCGGAGTTTTCGTCCTTCGTCTGAAAATGCTGATTTTCTCGTCCTTCGTCGCCACCGTCGTCACCGTCCCATTCGTTTTCATTTCCGGCGAGCATCAGGATTTGAAGAGGGTAATGGATGGGTTTTCGAAGGGGAAAGCTGCTTACGTGAAGACTATGGTTGGTCAAGCCGTTGCGTGGCAGATTTACTGGGTTGGGATCGTGGGTCTCGTGTGCGTAGTCTCGAGTGTGTTCTCGAACGTGATCAGCGTCTGTACGTGGCCCCTCGTATCGGTCCTGGTGCTTCTGTTCCATTACGGAGATAATCAGTACGATGTCTTTAACGGGATTACCATAGGCTTTGCTGCTCTAAGCGTAGCgtcttacatatatatgattcataaaCAAGATAGTGACGGTGACGAGGCCACGAGCTAA